The genomic DNA AGTAGCGTCGGATTACGTCGCACCTGAAGTATACAAAAGTGCTGGGGTTAAGCCGGAAGATATTCAAGTAGCTTCGATCTACGATTGTTATAGCTGGGTCGTTCTACGCCAATTAGAAGCATTTGGTTTTGCACCACGTGGTGAAGTGGGGAACTTTGTAGCGGAAGGCAACTTGCGCATGGGCGGTAAACTACCGACGAATACAGCGGGCGGCATGTTATCAGAAGGCTATACGCATGGGATGAATAATGTCCTTGAAATTGTACGTCAGTTGCGCCATGAGTATCGGGAGTCAGATCGTCAAGTGAAAGATTGTGAAGTAGGGATTTGCACAGGCTGGGCGGGGCCAGATATTGCAGGCGCTATGATTTTAAGAAACTAGGAGGGATGACGATGAAAGAGACGACAATGACCTATTTAAAACCCATTCCGGTGAAAACCCCGGATAATAGTCCTTATTGGGACGCAGCAGATCGACATGAGCTAGTGCTTCAAAAATGTGAGAGTTGCAAAGAATACTTGCATCCACCAGGACCAAGTTGTGCGAAATGCGGTAGCCCAGCCGTTAGTTGGGAAGAAATCGGGAACGATATTCAAGGCACAATCTATTCGTATGTGATCTCTCATCGACCGTTTTTACCAGGTTTTCAAGACGATTTACCACTCATTATTGCGCAAGTTGAGCTGGATAAAGTGCCAGAAGTGAAGATTATGGCCAATGTGCTAGATTGTGATTATGAAAAAATTCAGATTGGTATGCCCGTGAAAATGATTTGGCAGGATTTGCCGGAAGGCCGTTCGTTACCACAATGGAAACCGATTGACGCGTAAAAATAAAGGGGGATGGGAGCTATGGATTTTTCATTCACGAAAAAAGAAGAGCAGTTTCGCCAAGAACTGCGAACGTGGCTGGAGGAAAACTTGCCAGAGGGCTGGCTAGCAGGAAATAGAGAGCTACCTGAGGATGAAGAAGAATATTCGGCGTTCCTAAGAAATTGGCAAAAGACGTTGCATGAGGGCGGCTGGGCGGCGATTGCTTGGCCTAAGAAATACGGGGGACGCGATGCAACGCTGATGGAGGAAATCATTTACCAACAAGAGATGGTGCGCGTAAAGGCACCGCCACTTGTGAACTATGTTGGGATTCATATGGTTGCGCCGACGCTGATGCAAATTGGTACAGAAGAACAGAAGGAAGAATATATTAACAAAATTCTCATTGGAGAAGAGGTCTGGTGCCAAGGGTATTCGGAGCCGAATGCAGGTTCAGATTTAGCGGCGATTCAAACGAGCGCAGTAAAAGAGGGCGATAAATGGATCATTAATGGCCAAAAGGTTTGGACGAGTTTCGGGCATTTAGCGGATCGCTGTTTCTTATTGACACGTACGAGCCATAAGGAGAAAAAGCATCAGGGGATTACGGTATTTCTATTAGATATGAAACAACCAGGAGTTGAAACGCTGCCAATCGTTCAAATGGACGGGAAAAAGGAATTTAATGAAGTGTATTTAAATGATGCAGTAGCCTATGATGCGGACATTGTCGGTGAGGTCGATGAAGGTTGGAAGGTTACGATGGCCTTGCTGATGCACGAACGGACGGGGATTGGCGCCCAAGTATTTACATTGGAGCAACAGTTTGAAGACCTTGTGAAGTTGACAAAAGAATTGCATGTCAATGATCAGCCGCTCATTAAAGACCCATTTGTTCGTCAGAAAATGGTTGATTTTTATACACGATTCCGTGGCTCTTTATTAAACTATTATCGTCATTTAACGAAAACACTAAAAGATGGGCATCCAGGTGCGGAAGGTTCCATGGATAAACTAATGGTCAGTGAGCTGACGAAAGAGCTATTCGACTATGCAGTATCGGTTCAAGGACACCAAGGGGTTTTGTGGAAAAAAGATGCCTTAGTGGACTCTTACTGGCAAGATAACTTTTTGCAATCATTCGGGATGACCATTGGTGGCGGAACAAGTGAGATTTTGAGAAATACCATTGCTGAAAGAATACTAGGATTACCAAAAGATCTAGGCCGTTAATCATATCGGAGGTGCTGACAACATGGACTTTGCATTGAGTGAAGAGCAAGAAATGTTTCGTGGGTATGTGCGTAAATATTTGGATGGCGCGGGGCAAACAAAGATTGCACGCGAGTTTGCTAAAGGTAATACAGACGGTTTTCAAGCAATTTGGACTGGGTTGGCTGACCTTGGCTGCACAGGAATTACGATTCCAGAAGCGAATGGTGGACTCGGACTCGGGGCGTTAGATTTGGTACCAGTGCTGGAGGAAATGGGGCAAGTCCTTTTACCGGGATCATATTTAGAAACGGTTGCCTTTGCAGTCCCGCTACTCGAAAAGTATGGGACAGAGGCACAAAAAGAAAAATATTTAACGGAAATTGCAGCCGGTTCTCGAAGTATGACACTTGCTTGGTTAGAGCCGCAAAAGGGATATAATCCGG from Sporosarcina sp. FSL K6-1522 includes the following:
- a CDS encoding acyl-CoA dehydrogenase family protein, coding for MDFSFTKKEEQFRQELRTWLEENLPEGWLAGNRELPEDEEEYSAFLRNWQKTLHEGGWAAIAWPKKYGGRDATLMEEIIYQQEMVRVKAPPLVNYVGIHMVAPTLMQIGTEEQKEEYINKILIGEEVWCQGYSEPNAGSDLAAIQTSAVKEGDKWIINGQKVWTSFGHLADRCFLLTRTSHKEKKHQGITVFLLDMKQPGVETLPIVQMDGKKEFNEVYLNDAVAYDADIVGEVDEGWKVTMALLMHERTGIGAQVFTLEQQFEDLVKLTKELHVNDQPLIKDPFVRQKMVDFYTRFRGSLLNYYRHLTKTLKDGHPGAEGSMDKLMVSELTKELFDYAVSVQGHQGVLWKKDALVDSYWQDNFLQSFGMTIGGGTSEILRNTIAERILGLPKDLGR
- a CDS encoding OB-fold domain-containing protein, with protein sequence MKETTMTYLKPIPVKTPDNSPYWDAADRHELVLQKCESCKEYLHPPGPSCAKCGSPAVSWEEIGNDIQGTIYSYVISHRPFLPGFQDDLPLIIAQVELDKVPEVKIMANVLDCDYEKIQIGMPVKMIWQDLPEGRSLPQWKPIDA